Within Bacillus sp. E(2018), the genomic segment GAGACGTTGCACAAAACTAACGATAAGTTCAAATTTCTCATGCCTATAAACAGTACAAGTTCTTAACAAACTAACTCATTTTAAAAAAGGAGCAAACTTCGTTTTGAAGATTGTTCTTTTTTATTGATTTTTCATACTAGTTTTTTTACTAAGGTATCTTATTCATTTTGCTATTTAATGCATTAATAGATAAATAAAAAGAAAGGTGAATTATGTTAAAATATATATAGAAAAAATGGTTGTTATGCTGATGGTAAGGGGTAACTTATTGAATTAAGATTAAGAGGTGGACATTTGAATTTCAACAAGATATTTGAAGAATTAAACAATGAAGGCTTCAAGAGCACCGTTCATAGAGAAGCAGTCAGAGCTATTATTATGAATAACGACCATATTCTACTCGTTCAATCAAATAGAGGAGACTATAAATTTCCTGGAGGCGGAGTAGAAGAGCATGAAAGCCAAACTGATGGACTGATACGGGAAGTGAGAGAAGAAACGGGTTACTTTAACTGTGTTGTTAACGACAAGGTCGGCATAATAATTGAACGGAATATTAACGAATTTGATAGTGATGTAATATTCCAAATGACTTCGCACTATTATCTTTGTGATTTAATAAACGAAGAAAAGGTTACTCAACAATTAGATGAATACGAGTTCGAAATAGATTTTACTCCAAAATGGGTCTCCCTAGAAGATGCAATTAATCAAAATGAAAATCTTATTAAAGAATTTGAGAAAAATAGCTGGTTGAGACGTGAAGCATTCGTTTTAAAAGAACTGAAGAATAGAATTATCCCACAAACAGAAGATAAGGTGGAATAATCATGATTAAATGGACAGACTCAGAGGTATTTATTCTGAGCTTTTTTAAATCAGAAAGAACTGAGCAATTTGGTATACTCCTCATATATTGAATCTGTTTCCAATAAAAATAAATTTGAATAAAGAGGAGTAAGAAAAGTGAAGAAAGCTAACCTTTGTTTTATAGGTGCGGGGTTTCATGCATCCACTAATATTTATCCATCTGCTATTGAAGCTGGAGCCGAGATTCAAGCGATTTCTACAAGAAATCTTAATCGTTCGAAAGATGCACTTCTACGCTTCGGAAGCAATGGAACACCGTATGATGATTATAAAGTTATGCTCAATTCCGAAGAGTGTGATGGCGTTGTAGTAGTCGCTCAACCTGAATATCATATTTCTTTAGTCATGGATTGTATTAAAGCGGGGAAAAATGTTTATGTAGATAAACCTCTTGGAATGAATGCTGATGAAGCTGAGGAAATCGCGAAGGCTGCTGAGGAAGCAGGGGTCATATTAATGGTAGGATTTATGAAACGCTATGCGCCCTGTTATCAGAAGTTAAAAGAATTAATCATTAGTGATACCCTTGGTCAAGCTCGTTCTTTTCAAGCAAGATTTGCTGTGGATAGCACCCCTTTTTGTAAAAACGATGAGCAGTTTATTAAGCTCGCTGCGATACATATTGTCGATCTAGTCCGTTTTTTGTTTGGTGAAGTTGTTCAAATATCGGGTTTTAAAAACAGTAACAGTGAATTTATCTCTCAGAGTATTTCATTAAAATTCGAAAATGGAGTCGTGGGTAGCCTTTATTTTACAGGAATGACGGCTTGGTCACGGGAAAGCGAAAATATGGCAGTAACATTCGATAATGGATTTGCTTTTGCAGATGAAGTTCATACACTTACTGTGCATAAATCTCAGACCTTTGACCAACTACCCTGGAAATCACTTGCAGAGAATGATACAGTATTTACACCTTCTGCATCACCCATGTCTGGAGGTTACAGGGATCTTTATTTGCGTGGATTTGTTGGAGAAATGGCTCATTTTATAGAGTGTTGTAAAAATGATAGAGAAGCATATTCGAGTGGACGTGATAATGTTCGTACGATGCTACTCTGTGATCATATCCTAGCTGAATTGATTTAGGTTGAAAGAAAGTCAAAGATATAGAGACAAGGGTAGGAGGGTCTACAGGTCCAACAAGACGTTGTTTATAGAGAAGAGAAAGTTCATATTACATTTCTAAGAAGAAGTACCGGCATCTGCCAGTACTTTTCTTTTTTTATTTTTATGGAATAACAAACTAAACAGTAACGATTTCTTCTATATGTCTAGAGAAGGAGGACAGTTATTAATAAAAGATAGATTTCACTGTAAACATTCGAGAAGATTTGATGGATAAACATTTCATAAATGCAGTCAACAGAGATTTTGCATCAAGGTTGGACGCACAACAGCAAGTATTTTAACAATCGGGAGGGTAAATGATCTAAGGAAAACAGATTTAGCTGACAATGAATTCATACTCTAGGTATAAAGAATTAAAACTTATGGAAGCACATTTCCCTAAAGGAGTATGATAACTGATTATTGAAATGATTAAAAAGTTTAGAAAATGAACGTTTAGGATTTACTGACATTTGTATTAATAGATATAAAATCGAGTGATATAGGAGAGATGTTAATGATATTTTTATGTATGGGCTATTTTAGTCCTGAAAAAATGGATGCACGCCCGAGGGCAGAGATTGAAGCAGTTATGAATGAATGCCAACCTGTTGTTGAGACTTTTTATAAGAGTGGGAAGGTGCTGCTCGATGCTGGTCTAGAATCAGAGGTCAAAAGCTTGCGTCGAGTAAACGATGAGATAGTCGTAACAGATGGTCCGTTTACAGAGACAAAGGAGCTCATTGGCAGCGTATTCATATTTGAAGCAGAAAACATGGATGAGGCGATTCAGTTAGCTTCTCTTCATCCCACAACCCAAATAAGCAGAGCGGAAGAGTTTGGATGGCGTATTGAAGTTCGTCCTGTTCATTTTTTTAAGAATGATCAATGAATTATTTAGTAGGTTTAGAGATCAATTAGGCTTAATAATACTAAAGAACGTGGAACAACGAAGACCGAACTTTTAAGAAGGAGCTGCTTTTTATGATGATTGGAGTTAGTAGTGTTCAAGACGTTCTCGAAAATTACAAATCTTCGGTTTATGAAAAAGATGTTGATCAATTTTTATCTACCTATGCTGCTGATGTACATATCTTTGATTGTTGGGGAAATTGGGAGTGTAAGGGTATTTCTTCATGGAGAGAGAATGTAGTGATGTGGTTTAATAGTTTGAGTGAAGATGGGAACGTGTTAAAAGTAATTTTTGATGATATAACCATTGAGGAAAATACGAATGTTGCATTTGTGCATTGTGCTGTTTCGTTCGTTGCATACAGCGAACAATCTGGTGAGAAACTTCGTCAAATGACAAATCGTTTTACATTTGGCCTAAAGAAAATAAATGAGTCTTGGGTCATTACACACGAACATTCATCTTTGCCAATAGATATGCATACGGGAAAAGGTGTGTTTAACCTAAGATAAATAAGTGTCTGGTAGTAAGGCAACCAGAACAAGAGTGAACATTAGTTGGAGAAACAAAATAAGCCATTTATTCATTTATGAATAGGCGGCTTATTTTGTGTTGGACTAATGGGTATTAATACTTCACATTTCTATCAAGAAACACACTTTAAAATTGAATGGTTCCTATACGAAGGTATTGATCTAACATCTGTTAAATAAATAATTGCACTGTTTCCTGTGATTTGGAATAATTGTAATTATTTATTATTAAGCAACAGGGCGAGGAACAGTAGCCTTATTTTAAGACATTGTTCATTCCCTTATAGCAAATAAAAGTAGGTATTACTGAAAGCAGGTAGAAACAATGAAGAACATTGAAGAAATTATTCAGGAACTCATTCTCAAAAACATCATTGATCAGAAACCAACAGAATATAAGCAATTGAGTGGAGGAACTGTAAGTGATCTGTACCTCCTTTACATAGATGAGAAAAAATATGTGGTTAAGTTGAATGAACCACAAGTTGTTGAATCAGAAGCAAATTTCCTTAAGCAATATAAAGGATTGACTCTCTTGCCCAAACTTATATACGTTGAAGAATCTCATCAATATATCGTTTATTCGTTTATAAACGGTTCTACAGAATACTTCAGAGGAAATAAGAAAGATATGCTCACGACACTAGTGCAAGGACTCTTAAACAACTATAAAAAGGCTCCTGACATAGGTTGGGGATGGGCGGATCAACCCTCAGATTCTTGGGAGAGTTTTCTTACGAATAATATCATTGAAGCAAACAAGATTATTGATTCACGTTTAGATAAAGGGAATTATGAATTCGTACTGAATCTTGTTCCCAAAATTAGTACGAAACAAGAACCTTATTTATTACATGGAGATTTTGGAGTCCATAATTTCATTTTTAATGAAGGGACGTTATGTGGTGTAATCGATCCAACTCCTGTGATTGGAGATCCGATATACGATCTGATCTATGCTTTTTGTTCTTCTCCCGACGATCTATCTAAAGAAACAATAGATTCATCAATGAGTTATTTTATGAATGAAGGAAAATACACTCCATTTTTATATGAAAGAGTAATGATTGGCTTATATATTCGATTAGGAATCTGTATTAAACATCATCCACATAATTTTGAGGAATATTTAAAAGCATGGTATTACTGGAGGGAACTACTTAGAACATAGATCAATAAATACTATGTTAAAGCTCTTCAGATTGGTAAATCAATTAAAAATTACATAAGGATAGAAAGTAGTGAGTCCGATGAAAGTAGCAACATTTAATGTTTGGAATAATAACGATACATGGGCTTTAAGAAAAGAGATTATTATTCATGAGATTATGAGAATTGATGCAGATATCATTGCTCTTCAAGAAGTACCCAATCTTGAAGAACTGGAATCAATCTTAAACCAATCGGGAATAGAGCACTACTCGTTCAAGCGTTATCCAGGTGATGAAGAAGGACTCGCCGTTCTATCGAAATATCCCATAGAAGAGGTAATGAGTGAGAATGATGTCTTAAGCAATTGTTCAATGAGGGTTATTGTAAGAACAAACGGATTCACAATGGGTTTAACAAATGTCCATCTATACTGGAAAAGTGCCCTTGTAAGAGAAAAAGAAATAATGGAAGTCGTAAAATGGATTACGGAAAGTGAAAATACTGACTATGAGTTTCTTTGTGGTGATTTTAATAGTACACCCAATCTATCAAGTATCTATAATTTTTTAGTTGGTGAACTCTCTATCGAATCATATGATACAAGTTGGATAGATCTAGCTCAGTCGGAGAAATCCCCAACCTTGGACTTTACATGTAATAGCTGGTTGTTGAATAGAGAGAACTTAAACCATATAAGAGTCCCCGTAAGGTATGATTGGATATTATTGAGATCATGTTATCCGAAGAAAGAACCCAAGCTCCTACACATAGAATTGTTTGGAAACGTAGTATCGCCAGCACAACAAGTTTATCCTAGTGATCATTATGGAGTATTAGTGGATTTGAGTTTGTAAAGTTCACAAAGATGAGGATAAACGATAAACCACTTCAATCTTTCCTTCAACCGAATTACGTTAATCCAAGTAGGATTAGTGCTTTTTATATAAGGAGTTGATCAACTTGAATATTGCTCAGATTAAACGTGCATTATTTAAACAAGCCACAATCTTTCAAACAGGTGGGTTCAGACCAACGGAAGAATTAGGAGAGAGTTGAGACTTACTTGTATTAACTTTCAGATCATTATTGAACAGAAAGAGGAAAGAATCCTATTGGCTCCTAAGTAATAAATCAACAAAAAACTGAAATATGTTGAAAGAACAGAGCTTGTTGTAACACAGGCCCTTTTCTTTCTTGTTTTCTTAGTATTTTCTTGTAAATAGTACGGGATATTCTAGTACAAAACCATCCTTATCGACGATAACAGGTGACTCAAACACACCGCTTCTATAGTGGAAGGTCCTTTTGTTATCACTGTGGTTTTTCAGTGTATACATCTGCTTTACTTTCTTAACTGACAGATCTTGAGCAGAAACGTAGACCATCTCAAACAGTTTAGGTTCATCTGGTGTCCATGATAGACGATTGATCGGTAAAGAATTTGTAAAAGGCGTACACGAGATATCGATATCAATCGCTCCTCTTAAACTCTGTATCTCATCACCGTTGTCATCGAACCAACTACCTTCTTCATTTGAAAAAAGATATAGGGTCTTACCGAGAGTATGATTTATTAGGTGTAGATTCATAACTTTCCACTGTGTATCTAACGAGATCCTATACGTCACTCTTTGTGGAACCTCACCCTCTATAAAAAGTACCGTACTTTCTGCTTGGATGGTTTGATCCCCGTACGATAATTCTAGATATTCCATTCCTGAAGATTCTTGCTTTTCCCAAGACATTATTTGCTTCGACATGTAGCGCCTCCTCTAGTAGATAATAGATGAATTAATTAATAGTTATTATGTTGTTGGTGTATATTTATTGCTCCCTGGAAGGCTTTTGATGGTATTCCAGGCGTTGATCACGTCCTCCCGACTCTTCCCTCTATTGTTCGGATCAGCGAAAAAGTCACGCGTGAACTGGTTGTACTGAA encodes:
- a CDS encoding NUDIX domain-containing protein; translated protein: MNFNKIFEELNNEGFKSTVHREAVRAIIMNNDHILLVQSNRGDYKFPGGGVEEHESQTDGLIREVREETGYFNCVVNDKVGIIIERNINEFDSDVIFQMTSHYYLCDLINEEKVTQQLDEYEFEIDFTPKWVSLEDAINQNENLIKEFEKNSWLRREAFVLKELKNRIIPQTEDKVE
- a CDS encoding Gfo/Idh/MocA family oxidoreductase; the encoded protein is MKKANLCFIGAGFHASTNIYPSAIEAGAEIQAISTRNLNRSKDALLRFGSNGTPYDDYKVMLNSEECDGVVVVAQPEYHISLVMDCIKAGKNVYVDKPLGMNADEAEEIAKAAEEAGVILMVGFMKRYAPCYQKLKELIISDTLGQARSFQARFAVDSTPFCKNDEQFIKLAAIHIVDLVRFLFGEVVQISGFKNSNSEFISQSISLKFENGVVGSLYFTGMTAWSRESENMAVTFDNGFAFADEVHTLTVHKSQTFDQLPWKSLAENDTVFTPSASPMSGGYRDLYLRGFVGEMAHFIECCKNDREAYSSGRDNVRTMLLCDHILAELI
- a CDS encoding YciI family protein; amino-acid sequence: MIFLCMGYFSPEKMDARPRAEIEAVMNECQPVVETFYKSGKVLLDAGLESEVKSLRRVNDEIVVTDGPFTETKELIGSVFIFEAENMDEAIQLASLHPTTQISRAEEFGWRIEVRPVHFFKNDQ
- a CDS encoding nuclear transport factor 2 family protein; translation: MMIGVSSVQDVLENYKSSVYEKDVDQFLSTYAADVHIFDCWGNWECKGISSWRENVVMWFNSLSEDGNVLKVIFDDITIEENTNVAFVHCAVSFVAYSEQSGEKLRQMTNRFTFGLKKINESWVITHEHSSLPIDMHTGKGVFNLR
- a CDS encoding aminoglycoside phosphotransferase family protein, with product MKNIEEIIQELILKNIIDQKPTEYKQLSGGTVSDLYLLYIDEKKYVVKLNEPQVVESEANFLKQYKGLTLLPKLIYVEESHQYIVYSFINGSTEYFRGNKKDMLTTLVQGLLNNYKKAPDIGWGWADQPSDSWESFLTNNIIEANKIIDSRLDKGNYEFVLNLVPKISTKQEPYLLHGDFGVHNFIFNEGTLCGVIDPTPVIGDPIYDLIYAFCSSPDDLSKETIDSSMSYFMNEGKYTPFLYERVMIGLYIRLGICIKHHPHNFEEYLKAWYYWRELLRT
- a CDS encoding endonuclease/exonuclease/phosphatase family protein, whose amino-acid sequence is MKVATFNVWNNNDTWALRKEIIIHEIMRIDADIIALQEVPNLEELESILNQSGIEHYSFKRYPGDEEGLAVLSKYPIEEVMSENDVLSNCSMRVIVRTNGFTMGLTNVHLYWKSALVREKEIMEVVKWITESENTDYEFLCGDFNSTPNLSSIYNFLVGELSIESYDTSWIDLAQSEKSPTLDFTCNSWLLNRENLNHIRVPVRYDWILLRSCYPKKEPKLLHIELFGNVVSPAQQVYPSDHYGVLVDLSL
- a CDS encoding putative glycolipid-binding domain-containing protein: MSKQIMSWEKQESSGMEYLELSYGDQTIQAESTVLFIEGEVPQRVTYRISLDTQWKVMNLHLINHTLGKTLYLFSNEEGSWFDDNGDEIQSLRGAIDIDISCTPFTNSLPINRLSWTPDEPKLFEMVYVSAQDLSVKKVKQMYTLKNHSDNKRTFHYRSGVFESPVIVDKDGFVLEYPVLFTRKY